One genomic segment of Mercenaria mercenaria strain notata unplaced genomic scaffold, MADL_Memer_1 contig_4661, whole genome shotgun sequence includes these proteins:
- the LOC123540956 gene encoding transcription factor EC-like encodes MSQPSLRQYDVRSHGVSHSRCNHAGRHDRQNLPNSKTAVHEDTLQTDRSGRKLLRLSTTTIGAANRTSLSYPTEELTSIAGIGGRRLPCHGLCSERPSSHKANDRQKKDMHNKVEQRRRTNINDRITELRTLLPENIGRTSSQKKGLILKESVDYIKKLKSDLCRLNHLEDQMKETNIEVQKLGFKVKHLELAVSPNIADNGGTYQVQNNTKAHESILNSRSTLAPVTGTKRDNSNSNSLEFRSDVFTALSQTLQSDGICVDSEISAPSSSAEDIDDFDCYL; translated from the exons ATGTCACAACCGTCGCTTCGCCAGTACGACGTGAGGTCTCATGGTGTGTCTCATTCCCGGTGTAACCATGCTGGCAGGCATGATAGGCAGAATTTGCCAAACTCGAAAACCGCCGTTCACGAAGATACACTTCAGACTGACCGCAGTGGTCGAAAGCTTTTGCGATTAAGTACTACAACGATAGGGGCGGCTAAT AGAACCAGCCTATCATATCCAACTGAAGAATTAACTAGCATAGCTGGGATAGGTGGAAGGCGACTTCCTTGTCATGGATTATGTTCAGAACGACCTAGTTCACACAAAGCAAATGATCGGCAAAAGAAGGATATGCACAATAAAG TTGAACAGAGAAGAAGAACCAACATAAATGACAGAATAACTGAACTTAGAACACTTCTTCCAGAAAACATCGGTCG AACATCAAGCCAAAAGAAAGGCTTAATCTTGAAAGAATCTGTTGACTACATAAAGAAGTTGAAATCGGACCTTTGTCGTCTAAATCATTTAgaagatcaaatgaaagaaaCTAATATCGAAGTGCAGAAATTGGGTTTTAAAGTAAAG CACCTGGAGTTGGCTGTTTCGCCCAACATTGCAGACAACGGGGGAACGTATCAAGTACAAAATAACACAAAGGCTCATGAGTCAATCTTGAACAGTCGCTCAACATTGGCACCAGTCACCGGGACAAAGAGAGATAATTCTAACTCGAATTCGCTGGAATTCCGTTCAGATGTATTTACAGCGTTATCACAAACCTTGCAATCAGATGGGATTTGCGTTGACTCAGAAATATCTGCACCTAGTAGCTCCGCGGAAGATATCGACGACTTTGATTGTTACTTATGA